The Hypanus sabinus isolate sHypSab1 chromosome 5, sHypSab1.hap1, whole genome shotgun sequence genome has a segment encoding these proteins:
- the LOC132394571 gene encoding radiation-inducible immediate-early gene IEX-1-like: MCLARGYTERPGMAPVSYTKDRPLIFNFEPITEPKPRVPGKKRRRRVLYPVHPVRKVPAQTDVAKRLFFIFLSVVILQVYCTIEDEPSLSPVEASRPSDQAWSGDIFSTASTATEAHCVHQLLWRDLRQSLYALRCPLEDSQLGV; encoded by the exons ATGTGCTTGGCGAGAGGGTACACCGAGCGACCAGGAATGGCGCCCGTCTCCTACACCAAGGATCGGCCTCTGATCTTCAACTTCGAGCCCATCACCGAGCCGAAACCCAGAGTCCCAGGCAAGAAGCGCAGGCGGCGAGTTCTCTACCCCGTCCACCCG GTCAGGAAGGTTcctgctcagactgatgtggcAAAGAGACTGTTCTTCATCTTCCTCTCCGTGGTCATCCTACAAGTGTACTGCACGATCGAGGACGAGCCCAGCCTCAGTCCGGTGGAGGCGAGCAGGCCCAGTGACCAGGCTTGGTCTGGTGACATCTTCTCGACTGCGTCTACAGCCACTGAAGCTCACTGCGTCCACCAGCTTCTGTGGAGAGACTTGCGGCAGTCCCTCTATGCCCTGCGATGCCCCCTCGAGGATTCCCAGTTGGGTGTGTGA